The Manihot esculenta cultivar AM560-2 chromosome 11, M.esculenta_v8, whole genome shotgun sequence genome includes a region encoding these proteins:
- the LOC110626434 gene encoding protein root UVB sensitive 1, chloroplastic isoform X1: MGCSCSPLFLGRCWTSTSINISQSPTIFNNSNSNRTSILPSLTLFHLCHASKDLQTGSMLCFNASLETNASCNKELTITQRKPSPFDFPLGSGGSWNNNNNNNNNPIDPWWWNDGSDSSESHFPFICFLCCSVVFWVFINLHLASSALAKATLSPEEEEVVDEKVWEIKGSKWIRLIPDFFKDEFLVAPSSSGPSHDNRSPSWLSIGGNLWLQCRALFIQLMLPEGFPLSVTSDYLDYSLWRGIQGVASQISGVLATQALLYAVGLGKGAIPTAAAINWVLKDGIGYLSKIILSKYGRHFDVNPKGWRLFADLLENAAFGLEILTPAFPHLFVVIGAAAGAGRSAAALIQAATRSCFYAGFAAQRNFAEVIAKGEAQGMVSKFIGIMLGIALANGIGSSTPLTLASFSVVTWIHMFCNLKSYQSIQLRTLNPYRASLVFSEYLLSGQAPPIKEVNDEEPLFPALPFLNVNCKDKPQSAVLSSGARDAAAEIENRLQLGSKLSDIVKNKDEVLALFNLYRDEGYILTEHKGRFCVVLKESCSGQDMLKAVFQVNYLYWLERNAGIEARGTCADCRPGGRLQISLEYTQWEFTHVKNDSVSMGWVADGLIARPLPNRIGPGDMAPSIAT; the protein is encoded by the exons ATGGGTTGCAGTTGCAGTCCCTTGTTCCTTGGGAGATGTTGGACTTCCACTTCCATTAACATCAGTCAGTCTCcaactatttttaataatagcAACAGCAATAGAACCTCAATTTTGCCATCACTGACTCTTTTTCATCTTTGtcatgcatcaaaagaccttcaaACTGGTTCTATGCTTTGCTTCAATGCATCACTGGAAACTAATGCCAGTTGCAACAAGGAATTGACAATTACCCAAAGAAAACCCTCGCCATTTGATTTTCCCTTGGGGAGTGGTGGTAGTTGGaataacaacaacaacaataacaaTAATCCCATTGATCCATGGTGGTGGAATGATGGTAGTGACTCCTCAGAGAGTCATTTTCCCTTTATCTGCTTCTTATGTTGCTCTGTGGTTTTCTGGGTTTTCATCAACCTGCACTTGGCTTCTTCAGCACTTGCAAAAGCAACTCTCTCTCCAGAGGAAGAGGAGGTTGTCGATGAGAAGGTTTGGGAAATTAAAGGAAGCAAGTGGATTAGGCTCATTCCTGATTTCTTCAAGGATGAATTTCTCGTTGCTCCATCATCATCAGGACCATCACATGATAATAGATCACCGTCATGGTTGAGCATTGGGGGAAATTTATGGCTACAATGTAGAGCCCTCTTCATTCAACTCATGCTCCCTGAAGGATTTCCTCTCAGCGTGACATCTGATTACTTGGATTACTCACTTTGGCGGGGTATACAAGGTGTTGCCAGCCAAATAAGTGGTGTTCTTGCCACCCAG GCATTGCTTTATGCTGTTGGATTGGGTAAAGGGGCCATTCCAACTGCAGCCGCCATCAATTGGGTCCTCAAGGATGGAATTGGGTATCTCAGTAAAATCATCTTGTCCAAATACGGGCGCCATTTTGATGTCAATCCTAAAGGGTGGAGGTTGTTTGCTGATCTTTTGGAAAATGCTGCCTTTGGTTTGGAGATTTTGACTCCTGCTTTTCCTCATCTCTTTGTTGTTATTGGTGCTGCTGCTGGAGCTGGACGCTCTGCTGCTGCTCTTATCCAG GCTGCTACAAGGAGCTGTTTCTATGCTGGTTTTGCTGCTCAAAGGAACTTTGCTGAG GTAATTGCAAAGGGTGAAGCTCAAGGAATGGTGAGCAAATTTATAGGCATCATGCTTGGTATCGCACTCGCCAATGGCATAGGCTCTTCTACTCCCCTCACCCTTGCTTCATTCAGCGTGGTGACATGGATCCACATGTTTTGCAATCTGAAATCATATCAATCCATTCAACTGAGGACCTTAAACCCCTATCGTGCAA GTTTAGTTTTTAGTGAATATCTTCTCAGTGGCCAGGCACCTCCAATCAAAGAGGTTAATGATGAGGAACCACTTTTTCCAGCTTTGCCATTTCTTAACGTAAATTGTAAGGATAAA CCACAGTCAGCTGTACTATCTTCAGGAGCAAGGGATGCAGCTGCTGAAATTGAGAACCGGTTGCAGCTTGGCTCAAAGCTTAGTGATATTGTGAAAAATAAGGATGAAGTGCTTGCATTGTTCAATCTGTATAGAGATGAAGGCTACATTTTGACCGAACACAAGGGAAGATTCTGT GTAGTGCTTAAAGAAAGTTGTTCAGGACAAGACATGCTCAAGGCAGTATTCCAAGTGAATTACTTGTACTGGTTGGAGAGAAATGCGGGCATTGAAGCAAGAGGTACCTGTGCTGATTGCAGACCAGGGGGAAGGCTACAGATATCTCTAGAATACACGCAATGGGAATTCACCCATGTCAAAAACGATAGCGTATCAATGGGTTGGGTTGCTGATGGACTTATTGCAAGACCTTTACCAAACAGGATAGGTCCAGGTGATATGGCTCCGTCAATAGCAACCTGA
- the LOC110626434 gene encoding protein root UVB sensitive 1, chloroplastic isoform X2, which produces MGCSCSPLFLGRCWTSTSININLQTGSMLCFNASLETNASCNKELTITQRKPSPFDFPLGSGGSWNNNNNNNNNPIDPWWWNDGSDSSESHFPFICFLCCSVVFWVFINLHLASSALAKATLSPEEEEVVDEKVWEIKGSKWIRLIPDFFKDEFLVAPSSSGPSHDNRSPSWLSIGGNLWLQCRALFIQLMLPEGFPLSVTSDYLDYSLWRGIQGVASQISGVLATQALLYAVGLGKGAIPTAAAINWVLKDGIGYLSKIILSKYGRHFDVNPKGWRLFADLLENAAFGLEILTPAFPHLFVVIGAAAGAGRSAAALIQAATRSCFYAGFAAQRNFAEVIAKGEAQGMVSKFIGIMLGIALANGIGSSTPLTLASFSVVTWIHMFCNLKSYQSIQLRTLNPYRASLVFSEYLLSGQAPPIKEVNDEEPLFPALPFLNVNCKDKPQSAVLSSGARDAAAEIENRLQLGSKLSDIVKNKDEVLALFNLYRDEGYILTEHKGRFCVVLKESCSGQDMLKAVFQVNYLYWLERNAGIEARGTCADCRPGGRLQISLEYTQWEFTHVKNDSVSMGWVADGLIARPLPNRIGPGDMAPSIAT; this is translated from the exons ATGGGTTGCAGTTGCAGTCCCTTGTTCCTTGGGAGATGTTGGACTTCCACTTCCATTAACATCA accttcaaACTGGTTCTATGCTTTGCTTCAATGCATCACTGGAAACTAATGCCAGTTGCAACAAGGAATTGACAATTACCCAAAGAAAACCCTCGCCATTTGATTTTCCCTTGGGGAGTGGTGGTAGTTGGaataacaacaacaacaataacaaTAATCCCATTGATCCATGGTGGTGGAATGATGGTAGTGACTCCTCAGAGAGTCATTTTCCCTTTATCTGCTTCTTATGTTGCTCTGTGGTTTTCTGGGTTTTCATCAACCTGCACTTGGCTTCTTCAGCACTTGCAAAAGCAACTCTCTCTCCAGAGGAAGAGGAGGTTGTCGATGAGAAGGTTTGGGAAATTAAAGGAAGCAAGTGGATTAGGCTCATTCCTGATTTCTTCAAGGATGAATTTCTCGTTGCTCCATCATCATCAGGACCATCACATGATAATAGATCACCGTCATGGTTGAGCATTGGGGGAAATTTATGGCTACAATGTAGAGCCCTCTTCATTCAACTCATGCTCCCTGAAGGATTTCCTCTCAGCGTGACATCTGATTACTTGGATTACTCACTTTGGCGGGGTATACAAGGTGTTGCCAGCCAAATAAGTGGTGTTCTTGCCACCCAG GCATTGCTTTATGCTGTTGGATTGGGTAAAGGGGCCATTCCAACTGCAGCCGCCATCAATTGGGTCCTCAAGGATGGAATTGGGTATCTCAGTAAAATCATCTTGTCCAAATACGGGCGCCATTTTGATGTCAATCCTAAAGGGTGGAGGTTGTTTGCTGATCTTTTGGAAAATGCTGCCTTTGGTTTGGAGATTTTGACTCCTGCTTTTCCTCATCTCTTTGTTGTTATTGGTGCTGCTGCTGGAGCTGGACGCTCTGCTGCTGCTCTTATCCAG GCTGCTACAAGGAGCTGTTTCTATGCTGGTTTTGCTGCTCAAAGGAACTTTGCTGAG GTAATTGCAAAGGGTGAAGCTCAAGGAATGGTGAGCAAATTTATAGGCATCATGCTTGGTATCGCACTCGCCAATGGCATAGGCTCTTCTACTCCCCTCACCCTTGCTTCATTCAGCGTGGTGACATGGATCCACATGTTTTGCAATCTGAAATCATATCAATCCATTCAACTGAGGACCTTAAACCCCTATCGTGCAA GTTTAGTTTTTAGTGAATATCTTCTCAGTGGCCAGGCACCTCCAATCAAAGAGGTTAATGATGAGGAACCACTTTTTCCAGCTTTGCCATTTCTTAACGTAAATTGTAAGGATAAA CCACAGTCAGCTGTACTATCTTCAGGAGCAAGGGATGCAGCTGCTGAAATTGAGAACCGGTTGCAGCTTGGCTCAAAGCTTAGTGATATTGTGAAAAATAAGGATGAAGTGCTTGCATTGTTCAATCTGTATAGAGATGAAGGCTACATTTTGACCGAACACAAGGGAAGATTCTGT GTAGTGCTTAAAGAAAGTTGTTCAGGACAAGACATGCTCAAGGCAGTATTCCAAGTGAATTACTTGTACTGGTTGGAGAGAAATGCGGGCATTGAAGCAAGAGGTACCTGTGCTGATTGCAGACCAGGGGGAAGGCTACAGATATCTCTAGAATACACGCAATGGGAATTCACCCATGTCAAAAACGATAGCGTATCAATGGGTTGGGTTGCTGATGGACTTATTGCAAGACCTTTACCAAACAGGATAGGTCCAGGTGATATGGCTCCGTCAATAGCAACCTGA